The genomic interval ggtggggggggtgcaggcagaCGTGGCTGTGGGTGCAGGGACAcgctggggggagaggggcggTGGGTGTGGGGTCAGATTTGGGGACACGCGTGGGGCTGTGGGGACACGAGGGGAGGTGACcggaggggggggtgtcccacGGGGGGGTGTCCCACGCGTGCCTCCCACCCACTCCGACCCCCTGCAGGTGGGGGCGGCCGCTGGGCCCCAAGGAGAcgctggggctgctggaggctTCTGTGGTGCACCGGGAAggtaacgggggggggggggggggggggggcgtgtgtgtgtgtgtgtactggGGGGGAGGGCCGCATCCTGACCAACCGTGTCTTCACCAGGAGCCCTGCTGGCGCTGAGCAAGCCCCCCGGCCTGCCCGTCCTGGGTGAgtgtgggatggggaggggggtgaggtctggcttggggaggggggagcacCAGCAGGCACTgaccccccctctccccagggcGCCCCGGGGAGCTAAGCCTGGTGTTGCTGCTGCCGGCGCTGAGACGACGCCTGGGCCTCCCCGCCGAGCTCCACGTGGTGAAGGCTCCTGCCAGGTatggttgggggggtggggggtccctggggcggGGAGGGTTAGGGGGTGCCAGCCCCCACCCCACTCTGGGGCTCAGAGCTCCCACGACCCACAGGGAGTGTTCCGGCCTCGTCCTCCTGTCCGGCTGCCACCACGCTACCGAGCGGCTCCAGCGGTTCTTTGCCGATGCCCGTCGGAGAGCCCAGTACCCCGCCACGTACCAGTGAGTCCCTGGGACCCCACCATGccggcacggggggggggggggggccccgTCCCCTCCTCACCCCCTCTCCCTACAGCGCCGTCACCGTGGGGGTCCCAGCGGAGGCGGAGGGCGAGATCCGCGCCGGGCTgcgctggcagcagcagggtgaCACTACCGTGGTAAGGGGGTgccagggggctgggggtgcggGGGGAAGGTGCCccgaggtggggggggggctgaaggCTGTGCTGCCGCAGGTGGTGCCGGTGCTGGCTCCGGGACGCTGCAGCCTGGCCAGGAAGGAGGTGAAGAGCACCCTGACGCACTACcgggtgctgggggctgcagggggctgtgccctgctccagctccagcccaggACAGGTGAGTGGCCCCCCAACACCccaccctgtgccccccccccccactggcACAGTGCCAcccaccctgccccccccatgCTTCCCCAGCCTTCCCGGAGCAGCTCCCAG from Haliaeetus albicilla chromosome 24, bHalAlb1.1, whole genome shotgun sequence carries:
- the RPUSD3 gene encoding mitochondrial mRNA pseudouridine synthase RPUSD3 isoform X3 is translated as MAGGGTAARVLARVAGWGRPLGPKETLGLLEASVVHREGALLALSKPPGLPVLGRPGELSLVLLLPALRRRLGLPAELHVVKAPARAPTTHRECSGLVLLSGCHHATERLQRFFADARRRAQYPATYHAVTVGVPAEAEGEIRAGLRWQQQGDTTVVVPVLAPGRCSLARKEVKSTLTHYRVLGAAGGCALLQLQPRTAFPEQLPVHLTLLLCPALGDHKHSSRVGRVLGVPFLLPPEAAPTRTQMLDEELLCRLGLSPQQLHRLPLHLHLQQLVLPEGPLCTPPPPPFLRTLRRLGLPGHREPPATRSPLPPH
- the RPUSD3 gene encoding mitochondrial mRNA pseudouridine synthase RPUSD3 isoform X4; the encoded protein is MAGGGTAARVLARVAGWGRPLGPKETLGLLEASVVHREGALLALSKPPGLPVLGRPGELSLVLLLPALRRRLGLPAELHVVKAPARECSGLVLLSGCHHATERLQRFFADARRRAQYPATYHAVTVGVPAEAEGEIRAGLRWQQQGDTTVVVPVLAPGRCSLARKEVKSTLTHYRVLGAAGGCALLQLQPRTAFPEQLPVHLTLLLCPALGDHKHSSRVGRVLGVPFLLPPEAAPTRTQMLDEELLCRLGLSPQQLHRLPLHLHLQQLVLPEGPLCTPPPPPFLRTLRRLGLPGHREPPATRSPLPPH
- the RPUSD3 gene encoding mitochondrial mRNA pseudouridine synthase RPUSD3 isoform X1; protein product: MATAASSERPGGRSARPEARLYGRGGVPPPPRPRLCAGAVPPWRAGAPPRACWRASRGALLALSKPPGLPVLGRPGELSLVLLLPALRRRLGLPAELHVVKAPARAPTTHRECSGLVLLSGCHHATERLQRFFADARRRAQYPATYHAVTVGVPAEAEGEIRAGLRWQQQGDTTVVVPVLAPGRCSLARKEVKSTLTHYRVLGAAGGCALLQLQPRTAFPEQLPVHLTLLLCPALGDHKHSSRVGRVLGVPFLLPPEAAPTRTQMLDEELLCRLGLSPQQLHRLPLHLHLQQLVLPEGPLCTPPPPPFLRTLRRLGLPGHREPPATRSPLPPH